A genomic window from Pyricularia oryzae 70-15 chromosome 7, whole genome shotgun sequence includes:
- a CDS encoding medium-chain specific acyl-CoA dehydrogenase, with product MATWPRKPTLQRVAPEVPKARARVRRQAPAPARAGVGGGRRGAPGGPREVRGLGAGVSGRAARVPAARPADSGGDPDQQLDAFHELILMDEMARLPSGVAIALAGASNKRRWLPGLFSWQTSFCLAITEPTAGSDVGAIRTSAVLSADGSEYVVNGLKKWVTGAPWATHMTTAVRTSSSSSSSSGNKTSRPPSRSDISLLVIPLDSRGVSIRKIHNTGHNAGGSSWVELREERFILTVDCNRQARECLAEALRHAHERETFGRPLASHQIIRAKLAALARDVEAHWAWLEQLAHHVKRRGWQARDLAGPVALAKIQGGRVVERAVRESQQVHGGMAYERGKTITEQISRDLRLKVIGGGSEEILTDLAWREEHKVAKEREAKL from the exons ATGGCTACATGGCCTCGAAAGCCCACACTACAACGAGTCGCACCGGAGGTTCCAAAAGCACGTGCGCGAGTACGTAGACAGGCACCTGCTCCCGCACGCGCTGGAGTGGGAGGCGGCAGGCGAGGCGCCCCGGGAGGTCCGAGAGAGGTTCGCGGGCTCGGGGCTGGCGTTTCTGGACGTGCCGCTCGAGTACCGGCCGCGCGACCAGCAGACAGTGGCGGGGATCCCGACCAGCAGCTGGACGCCTTCCACGAGCTGATCCTCATGGACGAGATGGCGCGGCTGCCCAGCGGCGTGGCCATCGCGCTGGCCGGCGCCTCCAAC AAGCGCCGCTGGCTGCCGGGCCTGTTTTCCTGGCAGACGAGCTTCTGCCTGGCCATTACGGAGCCCACGGCCGGGTCTGACGTCGGCGCCATTCGCACCTCGGCGGTGCTGAGCGCGGACGGGTCAGAGTACGTCGTCAACGGGTTGAAGAAGTGGGTCACGGGCGCGCCCTGGGCCACGCACATGACGACGGCGGTGCgcacaagcagcagcagcagcagcagcagcggaaaCAAAACATCGCGGCCGCCGTCGCGGTCCGATATCTCACTCCTCGTCATCCCGCTCGACTCGCGCGGCGTCTCGATCCGCAAGATCCACAACACTGGCCACAACGCAGGCGGGTCGTCGTGGGTGGAGCTGCGGGAG GAGCGGTTCATCCTGACGGTGGACTGCAACCGGCAGGCGCGGGAGTGCCTGGCCGAGGCGCTGCGGCACGCGCACGAGCGCGAGACGTTTGGGCGGCCGCTGGCGTCGCACCAGATCATCCGCGCCAAGctggcggcgctggcccGCGACGTCGAGGCCCACTGGGCCTGGCTCGAGCAGCTCGCCCACCACGTCAAGCGCCGCGGCTGGCAGGCCCGCGACCTGGCCGGCCCCGTCGCCCTCGCCAAGATCCAGGGCGGCCGCGTCGTCGAGCGCGCCGTCCGCGAGTCGCAGCAGGTCCACGGCGGCATGGCCTACGAGCGCGGCAAGACCATCACGGAGCAGATCTCGCGCGACCTCAGGCTCAAGGTCATTGGCGGCGGGAGCGAGGAGATCCTGACCGATCTGGCCTGGCGGGAAGAGCACAAGGTTGCCAAGGAGCGCGAGGCTAAATTGTAG